A region from the Stutzerimonas stutzeri genome encodes:
- a CDS encoding aldo/keto reductase, protein MNDTLHDFHRPLGGTGLTVSPLGLGTVKLGRDQGVKYPNGFRIPDDAQARQLLCLARDLGINLIDTAPAYGISEQRLGPLLQGQREHWVVVSKVGEEFVDGQSHFDFSPAHTRLSVERSLRRLQTDRIELVLVHSDGRDVEILRNSGVYETLAELKHEGKILGYGLSGKTVEGGLLALEQGDCAMVTYNLSEQAERPVLDYAASHAKGILIKKALASGHACLTPGADPVRASFELLFAHPGVGAAIVGTINPQHLSDNVHTAAAVLSQQQ, encoded by the coding sequence ATGAACGATACCCTGCACGACTTTCACAGGCCGCTGGGCGGCACCGGGCTCACCGTATCGCCGTTGGGGCTGGGTACCGTCAAGCTGGGTCGTGATCAGGGCGTGAAGTACCCCAACGGTTTCCGCATCCCTGACGATGCGCAGGCCCGCCAACTGCTCTGCCTGGCGCGCGACCTGGGCATCAACCTGATCGACACGGCGCCCGCTTATGGCATCAGTGAACAGCGCCTGGGACCTTTGCTTCAAGGCCAGCGGGAGCACTGGGTGGTCGTCAGCAAGGTCGGCGAGGAGTTCGTCGACGGCCAATCGCATTTCGATTTCTCGCCGGCGCACACGCGCCTCTCGGTGGAGCGCAGCCTCCGGCGCCTGCAGACGGACAGAATCGAACTGGTGCTGGTGCACTCGGATGGGCGTGACGTGGAAATACTGCGCAACAGCGGCGTCTACGAGACGCTTGCCGAGCTCAAGCACGAGGGCAAGATCCTTGGCTACGGGCTGTCCGGCAAGACGGTCGAAGGCGGCCTGCTTGCGCTCGAGCAGGGCGACTGCGCCATGGTGACCTACAACCTCAGTGAGCAAGCCGAACGTCCTGTGCTCGACTACGCTGCAAGCCACGCGAAGGGCATCCTGATTAAAAAGGCGCTGGCCAGCGGTCATGCCTGCCTGACACCAGGCGCAGACCCGGTACGGGCCAGCTTCGAGCTGTTGTTCGCGCATCCCGGGGTCGGCGCGGCCATTGTCGGCACCATCAACCCGCAACATCTGTCAGATAACGTGCATACCGCTGCAGCCGTTTTGTCCCAACAACAATAA
- a CDS encoding metal ABC transporter ATPase, whose protein sequence is MPRVLIRKNPTAFKTLPVLVEASAEGLRYQSLGRPLNFAEVLERRRPVDVDDPSCFRLELANLGVSVRLTLSWQGQEYWVLVRQQRLDRGDVVLKLISGYVPAHELSLPLLTAIQEVAEECLLETPEGWLAGRFGDIWLPVPYQGSLRYRETVHFNLASLSGSARPVQYGQMTLMERPRAYVHLPTASLQLVYDMRLELPKETRELSLFHVDERLEDGKLVAQLDRSRPDLYLIPLQHGRPTASLLTLRKGLPVPASTRGLWLSESFAPQHEWVVRDERIRWRDWIGTTSAAAGR, encoded by the coding sequence ATGCCGCGCGTATTGATCCGCAAGAATCCCACCGCGTTCAAGACCCTGCCAGTGCTCGTCGAGGCCAGCGCGGAGGGTTTGCGTTATCAGAGCCTGGGCCGTCCGCTGAATTTCGCCGAGGTGCTCGAACGTCGACGCCCTGTGGATGTAGACGATCCTTCGTGCTTCCGCCTCGAACTCGCCAATCTCGGTGTCTCGGTGCGCCTGACGCTCAGCTGGCAGGGCCAGGAATACTGGGTGCTGGTGCGTCAGCAGCGTCTGGATCGAGGCGACGTCGTGTTGAAGCTGATCTCCGGCTATGTACCGGCGCACGAACTCAGCCTGCCGCTGCTGACAGCCATTCAGGAGGTCGCCGAAGAATGCCTGCTGGAAACCCCGGAGGGCTGGCTCGCGGGGCGCTTCGGCGACATCTGGCTACCGGTACCCTATCAGGGCAGCCTGCGCTACCGCGAAACGGTGCATTTCAACCTGGCGTCGCTGTCCGGCTCGGCCCGACCGGTCCAGTATGGGCAAATGACCCTCATGGAGCGGCCCAGGGCTTATGTGCACCTGCCTACCGCATCGCTGCAACTGGTCTACGACATGCGCCTGGAACTGCCGAAAGAGACCCGTGAACTGAGCCTGTTCCATGTCGACGAGCGCCTCGAGGACGGCAAGCTGGTGGCCCAACTGGACCGCAGCCGTCCCGACCTTTACCTGATACCGTTGCAGCACGGGCGACCTACCGCCTCGCTACTGACCCTGCGCAAGGGCCTGCCGGTGCCGGCCAGTACCCGCGGGCTGTGGCTGTCGGAGAGTTTTGCACCGCAGCACGAGTGGGTGGTGCGCGACGAGCGCATACGCTGGCGCGACTGGATCGGCACGACCAGCGCTGCCGCGGGCCGCTAG
- the hldE gene encoding bifunctional D-glycero-beta-D-manno-heptose-7-phosphate kinase/D-glycero-beta-D-manno-heptose 1-phosphate adenylyltransferase HldE, producing the protein MKLSMPRFDQASVLVVGDVMLDRYWHGGTSRISPEAPVPVVRVDQVEDRPGGAANVALNIAALGAPAMLVGVTGVDEARQSLTDSLAAAGVGAYFQSIEHQPTIIKLRVMSRHQQLLRMDFEEPFETDPAALLAQVEELLDGIKVLILSDYGKGALRNHQALIRAARQRGIPVLADPKGKDFEIYRGASLITPNLGEFEAIVGHCADEAELVTKGAELMRSLELGALLVTRGEHGMTLLRPDHSPLHLPARAREVFDVTGAGDTVISTLAAAMAAGEELPQAVALANLAAGIVVGKLGTACISAPELRRAVQREEGSERGVMTVEQLLTAVEDARAEGERIVFTNGCFDILHAGHVTYLEQARAQGDRLIVAVNDDASVSRLKGPGRPINSVDRRMAVLAGLGAVDWVVCFPEDTPENLLAQVKPDILVKGGDYGVDQVVGADLVTAYGGIVKVLGLVENSSTTAIVEKIRSR; encoded by the coding sequence ATGAAGCTGTCCATGCCCCGTTTCGACCAAGCCTCCGTACTGGTGGTTGGCGATGTCATGCTCGATCGTTACTGGCATGGCGGTACCTCGCGGATTTCGCCGGAGGCGCCGGTGCCGGTGGTCCGGGTCGATCAGGTCGAAGACCGGCCGGGTGGCGCGGCCAACGTAGCGCTGAACATCGCGGCATTGGGTGCGCCAGCGATGCTGGTAGGCGTAACGGGCGTCGACGAAGCGCGGCAAAGCCTGACCGATAGCCTGGCGGCCGCGGGGGTTGGGGCGTATTTCCAGTCCATCGAACATCAGCCGACGATCATCAAATTGCGGGTCATGAGCCGTCATCAGCAGCTGCTGCGGATGGATTTCGAGGAACCCTTCGAAACCGATCCCGCAGCGCTGCTGGCGCAGGTCGAAGAGCTGCTGGACGGCATCAAGGTGCTGATCCTCTCGGACTACGGCAAGGGGGCGCTGCGCAACCATCAGGCGCTGATTCGGGCCGCACGCCAGCGCGGCATCCCGGTCCTGGCCGACCCCAAGGGCAAGGATTTCGAGATTTATCGAGGCGCGTCGTTGATTACGCCGAACCTCGGCGAATTCGAGGCCATCGTTGGCCATTGCGCTGACGAAGCCGAGCTGGTGACCAAGGGGGCCGAGCTGATGCGCAGCCTCGAACTCGGGGCGTTGCTGGTCACCCGTGGGGAGCATGGCATGACGTTGCTGCGTCCGGACCATTCGCCGCTGCACTTGCCAGCGCGGGCGCGCGAGGTCTTCGATGTCACCGGTGCCGGCGATACGGTCATCTCGACCCTCGCCGCGGCTATGGCGGCAGGTGAAGAGCTGCCACAGGCGGTGGCATTGGCCAATCTCGCTGCCGGCATTGTCGTCGGCAAGCTGGGCACCGCGTGCATCAGCGCGCCCGAGTTGCGTCGCGCCGTGCAGCGCGAGGAGGGCTCCGAGCGCGGCGTGATGACGGTCGAGCAGTTGCTGACGGCAGTCGAGGATGCACGCGCCGAGGGCGAGAGAATCGTTTTCACCAATGGTTGTTTCGACATCCTCCATGCCGGTCACGTGACCTATCTGGAGCAGGCCCGCGCGCAGGGTGATCGTCTGATCGTCGCGGTCAACGACGACGCTTCGGTGAGCCGTTTGAAGGGGCCTGGTCGGCCGATCAATTCGGTGGATCGGCGCATGGCCGTGCTGGCCGGCCTCGGTGCGGTGGACTGGGTCGTTTGCTTCCCCGAGGACACGCCGGAAAATCTGCTGGCGCAGGTCAAGCCGGACATCCTGGTCAAGGGTGGCGATTATGGTGTCGATCAGGTCGTGGGCGCCGATCTGGTGACGGCCTACGGTGGCATCGTGAAGGTGCTGGGGTTGGTGGAGAACAGCTCCACCACCGCCATCGTCGAGAAGATCCGCAGCCGCTGA
- a CDS encoding PIG-L deacetylase family protein — MSARKQQLLKRHRKHKRIALLVALVLLLLIGALLSWWLVLPLILLGWVAHEAWFADHLFYRPQDDYRYDFPPDARQLAVRLEHGRLRTAADWTDGDTLILEVRVKANWLGRFLDPQVHIGDDRQDFERGVDGLRYLNLSGQQEALRAGTLTILGRHCRIEADATLHAMACPDYAERRLLIIAPHADDAELAAFGLYSRASEVAIVTLTQGEIEADSYRRLGLDAGAAARLKGRLRSWDSLAVPLWGGVPPQRCVQLGYYCLQLPAMAAEPERPFGSRESGDADIRSVRGNNPLRLPGDDDGQPSWQNLQADLRALLTHFRPEVVVTPHPELDPHADHVAATRALCQAMKEGDWLPETLLLYANHLHDNDRWPMGPADGGVALPPAIEPLPAEPLWSPVLDAETRLNKAMALGMQHDLQGRLPLKKRLRRLIQTVLAGRRWPATGDDEFFRKAVRRHELFWVRKL; from the coding sequence ATGAGCGCACGCAAACAGCAACTGCTTAAACGTCACCGCAAGCACAAACGTATCGCGCTGCTGGTGGCGCTGGTGCTGCTGTTGCTGATCGGTGCGCTGCTTAGCTGGTGGTTGGTGCTGCCATTGATCCTGCTGGGGTGGGTGGCCCATGAAGCCTGGTTCGCCGATCACCTGTTCTATCGCCCGCAAGATGATTACCGCTACGACTTCCCGCCGGATGCCCGACAGTTGGCGGTTCGGCTCGAGCACGGGCGGCTGCGAACGGCTGCCGACTGGACGGACGGCGACACGCTGATACTCGAGGTCCGGGTCAAGGCGAACTGGCTCGGCCGCTTTCTCGACCCGCAGGTGCATATTGGCGACGACCGGCAGGACTTCGAGCGAGGCGTCGATGGGCTACGTTATCTGAATCTTTCCGGGCAGCAGGAGGCGTTGCGTGCTGGCACGCTGACGATCCTCGGGCGGCACTGCCGGATCGAGGCGGACGCCACCCTGCATGCGATGGCCTGTCCGGACTATGCCGAACGTCGGCTGCTGATCATCGCGCCGCATGCCGACGACGCCGAGCTGGCGGCCTTCGGGCTGTACAGTCGCGCCAGTGAGGTGGCCATCGTCACCCTCACTCAGGGTGAGATCGAGGCGGACAGCTACCGCCGGCTGGGACTCGACGCTGGCGCTGCGGCGCGACTCAAGGGACGCCTGCGTAGCTGGGACAGTCTCGCCGTGCCGCTGTGGGGCGGCGTGCCGCCACAACGTTGCGTGCAGCTGGGGTACTACTGCCTGCAGTTGCCTGCGATGGCCGCGGAGCCCGAGCGGCCGTTCGGTTCTCGCGAATCGGGCGATGCGGACATCCGCAGCGTGCGCGGCAACAATCCGCTGCGGTTGCCCGGCGACGACGATGGCCAGCCCAGCTGGCAGAACCTGCAGGCGGATCTGCGCGCGCTGCTCACGCATTTCAGGCCCGAGGTGGTGGTCACTCCACACCCGGAACTCGATCCGCATGCCGATCATGTCGCGGCGACGCGCGCGTTGTGTCAGGCGATGAAGGAGGGGGATTGGCTGCCGGAAACGCTGCTGCTCTACGCCAACCACCTGCACGACAACGATCGCTGGCCCATGGGCCCGGCTGACGGCGGCGTGGCGTTGCCGCCGGCGATCGAGCCGCTGCCGGCCGAGCCTTTGTGGAGCCCGGTGCTGGATGCCGAGACACGCCTCAACAAGGCGATGGCGCTGGGCATGCAGCACGATCTGCAAGGGCGTTTGCCGCTCAAGAAGCGACTGCGTCGGTTGATTCAGACGGTATTGGCTGGCCGTCGCTGGCCGGCCACCGGCGATGATGAGTTTTTCCGCAAGGCGGTGCGCCGCCACGAGTTGTTCTGGGTGCGCAAGCTATGA
- a CDS encoding GNAT family N-acetyltransferase produces the protein MLQFLQSWRERGWQVIDASTYEKVWHRYGGSVATHPEVIERLAGLADIPVRYLGWEQAGEVMAAIPCWGRYLALSKDVLKKTGKRGLFDLGNAEVILPIAEQACVPVRQRMRYVSELNAGRISALRDQPEGLALAREPEDYSKKFRYNQRREQRLLEEAGGVLRPILDFSPAEQASMYADLFQRRWGFEAPGKGHLQEVFALLRDFMTGSVVLLDEQPIAIQVLYRVEAPKWVSIEYINGGVDPQQRDFSPGSVLSFVNTQTAWAEARALGKPLRYSFGRADREYKDRWCHRVPVFQV, from the coding sequence ATGCTGCAGTTCCTACAGAGCTGGCGTGAGCGCGGCTGGCAGGTTATCGATGCCTCGACGTATGAAAAGGTCTGGCACCGTTACGGCGGCAGCGTGGCCACGCATCCGGAAGTGATCGAGCGGCTGGCCGGCCTCGCCGATATCCCGGTGCGTTACCTCGGCTGGGAGCAGGCGGGCGAGGTAATGGCGGCGATCCCTTGCTGGGGGCGCTATCTGGCGCTGTCCAAGGACGTGCTGAAGAAGACCGGCAAGCGCGGTCTGTTCGATCTGGGCAATGCCGAAGTGATTCTGCCGATCGCCGAGCAGGCCTGTGTGCCGGTACGGCAGCGTATGCGTTATGTCTCCGAGCTGAACGCCGGCCGCATCAGCGCGCTGCGTGATCAGCCCGAGGGGTTGGCACTCGCACGCGAGCCGGAAGACTATTCGAAGAAGTTTCGCTACAACCAGCGTCGTGAGCAGCGACTGCTGGAGGAGGCGGGCGGGGTGTTGCGGCCGATACTGGATTTCTCGCCGGCCGAGCAGGCTTCGATGTATGCCGATCTGTTCCAGCGTCGCTGGGGTTTCGAGGCGCCTGGCAAGGGCCATCTGCAAGAGGTCTTCGCGTTACTGCGCGATTTCATGACCGGCTCGGTGGTGTTGCTCGATGAGCAGCCCATCGCCATTCAGGTGCTCTACCGGGTCGAAGCGCCGAAGTGGGTGTCCATTGAATACATCAACGGTGGCGTCGATCCGCAGCAGCGCGATTTCAGCCCGGGCAGCGTACTCAGCTTCGTCAATACCCAGACGGCCTGGGCCGAAGCCCGCGCGCTGGGCAAGCCGCTGCGCTATTCCTTCGGCCGTGCGGACCGCGAGTACAAGGACCGCTGGTGCCATCGAGTTCCGGTCTTCCAGGTGTGA
- the msbA gene encoding lipid A export permease/ATP-binding protein MsbA yields the protein MANSTQQSSVKVYLRLLRYVFPYWGLFAISLLGFLIFASTQPMLGYILKFFVDGLSNPDASLFAQVPHLNEVPWLAQLKLLQAVPLLIILIALMQGIGSFLGNFFLAKVSLGLVHDLRVALFNNILTLPNRYFDSHNSGHLISRITYNVTMVTGAATDAIKVVVREGMTVMFLFATLLWMNWKLTLVMLAILPVIGLMVSSASKKFRKQSKKIQAAMGDVTHVASETIQGYRVVRSFGGETYEQNRFLSASTENTAKQLRMVKTNAVYTPSLQLVIYSAMAVLMFLVLLLRGGASAGDLVAYITLAGLLPKPIRQLSEVSSTIQKGVAGAESIFEQLDEEPEVDRGTLEREAVSGHLQVRNLDFVYPGTDKRVLHDINFAVEPGQMVALVGRSGSGKSTLANLIPRFYHHEAGQILLDGVDVESYTLRNLRRHIALVTQQVTLFNDTVANNIAYGDLAGAPLEDIRQAARDAYADEFIEQMPDGYQTLVGENGVLLSGGQRQRLAIARALLKNAPVLILDEATSALDTESERHIQGALDHVMKGRTTLVIAHRLSTIEKADLILVMEQGRIVERGTHAELLIANGAYARLHATQFKDETPDEQAS from the coding sequence ATGGCCAATTCTACCCAGCAATCCAGCGTAAAGGTGTACCTGCGGCTGCTGCGCTACGTATTCCCCTACTGGGGGCTGTTCGCGATCAGTCTTCTCGGCTTCCTGATATTCGCCTCTACCCAGCCGATGCTGGGCTATATCCTTAAATTTTTTGTGGACGGTTTGAGCAATCCCGATGCCAGCCTGTTCGCCCAGGTTCCGCATCTCAACGAGGTCCCATGGCTGGCTCAGCTCAAGCTGTTGCAAGCCGTACCATTGCTCATCATCCTGATCGCCCTGATGCAGGGGATAGGATCTTTCCTGGGCAATTTCTTTCTCGCGAAGGTTTCGCTCGGTCTCGTGCATGATCTGCGGGTCGCACTGTTCAACAACATCCTGACGCTGCCGAACCGCTATTTCGACAGCCACAATTCTGGCCATCTGATATCTCGTATTACCTATAACGTCACTATGGTTACGGGGGCTGCGACCGATGCGATCAAGGTCGTGGTGCGTGAAGGCATGACAGTGATGTTTCTGTTCGCAACGCTGCTGTGGATGAACTGGAAGCTTACGTTGGTGATGCTGGCGATACTGCCCGTGATCGGTCTGATGGTATCGAGCGCTAGCAAGAAATTTCGCAAGCAAAGCAAGAAAATCCAGGCCGCGATGGGCGATGTTACGCATGTGGCTTCCGAGACGATCCAGGGCTATCGGGTGGTCCGTAGTTTCGGTGGCGAAACCTATGAGCAGAATCGATTTCTGTCGGCGAGCACCGAAAACACCGCCAAACAGTTACGTATGGTCAAGACGAACGCGGTTTACACACCGAGCCTGCAGCTCGTTATCTATAGCGCCATGGCGGTACTTATGTTTCTGGTGCTGTTGCTGCGTGGAGGCGCGTCTGCCGGCGACCTGGTTGCCTACATTACGCTGGCCGGGTTGCTGCCAAAGCCGATTCGCCAGCTATCGGAAGTCAGCTCGACCATCCAGAAAGGTGTAGCTGGCGCCGAGAGCATCTTCGAGCAGCTCGACGAGGAGCCGGAAGTCGATCGGGGCACGCTCGAGCGCGAAGCCGTCAGCGGCCATCTTCAGGTGCGTAACCTCGACTTCGTCTATCCAGGTACCGATAAACGCGTGCTGCATGACATCAACTTCGCCGTCGAGCCCGGCCAGATGGTGGCGCTGGTTGGGCGCTCTGGCAGTGGCAAGTCAACACTGGCCAATCTGATCCCACGGTTCTACCACCATGAGGCAGGCCAGATCCTGCTCGATGGGGTAGATGTCGAGTCCTACACGCTTCGCAATCTGCGCCGACACATCGCACTGGTTACCCAGCAAGTGACCCTTTTCAACGATACGGTGGCCAACAACATCGCCTACGGCGATCTGGCCGGCGCGCCGCTGGAAGATATACGGCAGGCGGCCCGTGATGCCTACGCCGACGAGTTCATCGAGCAGATGCCTGACGGCTACCAGACGTTGGTGGGCGAGAACGGCGTGCTGCTGTCCGGCGGCCAACGTCAGCGTCTGGCGATTGCCCGAGCGCTACTGAAAAACGCGCCAGTGCTCATCCTCGATGAGGCAACCTCGGCGCTCGACACCGAGTCCGAACGGCATATCCAGGGCGCTTTGGACCATGTCATGAAGGGCCGCACCACGCTGGTCATCGCCCATCGGCTGAGTACCATCGAGAAAGCCGATCTGATTCTGGTGATGGAGCAGGGACGTATCGTCGAACGCGGAACGCACGCCGAGTTGCTGATTGCCAATGGCGCTTACGCCAGGCTCCACGCCACGCAGTTCAAGGACGAAACGCCGGACGAGCAGGCCTCCTGA
- a CDS encoding lipopolysaccharide kinase InaA family protein, whose amino-acid sequence MRIVTAQQLENWVTEGTVLERDARGPKVLALADGTFLKVFYTRRRPFLARLFPYAERFAKNLAMLRDSGFSAPELIETFWLDKSRGLSGCLYRPLPGVSIESIFRADPSLVRQHLCELAKFIKRLHKEGIYFRSLHIGNIILLPNGSFGLIDVLDLQKRPRPLSQNLINRNFDHLRNHLKRKNLEQFPTKDLIELYTATP is encoded by the coding sequence ATGCGGATTGTAACAGCGCAGCAGTTAGAAAACTGGGTGACAGAAGGCACGGTGCTGGAAAGGGATGCGCGCGGTCCTAAAGTTTTGGCTCTGGCCGATGGAACCTTTCTAAAAGTTTTTTACACTCGTCGGCGCCCTTTTCTGGCTCGCCTGTTTCCTTATGCAGAACGGTTCGCCAAGAACCTTGCCATGCTGCGTGACTCGGGCTTCAGCGCTCCAGAGCTCATAGAAACCTTCTGGCTTGATAAGAGCCGTGGCCTGAGCGGCTGTCTATACCGGCCCCTACCTGGTGTTTCGATAGAGTCTATTTTCCGCGCCGACCCGAGCCTGGTCCGGCAGCACCTATGTGAGTTAGCTAAATTTATAAAAAGGCTGCACAAAGAAGGTATCTATTTCCGATCTTTGCACATCGGCAACATCATCCTGCTTCCGAACGGTTCGTTCGGTCTTATTGATGTTTTGGACCTACAGAAGAGGCCCCGCCCTCTTAGCCAAAACCTGATCAACCGAAACTTCGATCATCTACGAAATCATTTAAAAAGGAAGAATCTTGAGCAATTCCCCACAAAAGACCTTATCGAGCTGTACACAGCAACACCCTGA
- a CDS encoding serine acetyltransferase — MMPMLKSMKRYWCLEILGGSPKEFSWRRLRQKCKRSNRYAYLFWFRIAYVLHAEGGRFWKRRAKMLNERISRKYNVEIMLGATVGEGLWIAHPSGIVISAYSKIGKNFKIWQGCTIGIKGGDGEKFIFIGDNVSLCVNSCIIGDAISIADNVVIGAMTLVNKDISSAGIYVNKRVLDGFGCGSEAQSSS; from the coding sequence ATGATGCCAATGTTGAAAAGCATGAAGCGGTACTGGTGCCTAGAAATCCTAGGTGGCAGCCCGAAAGAATTTTCGTGGCGTCGACTCAGGCAAAAGTGCAAAAGAAGCAATCGCTATGCTTATTTGTTCTGGTTTCGTATTGCCTACGTGCTTCACGCTGAAGGCGGTCGCTTCTGGAAGCGACGAGCCAAGATGCTGAACGAGCGAATAAGCCGAAAATACAACGTCGAAATCATGCTTGGCGCGACGGTGGGCGAAGGTTTATGGATTGCCCACCCCTCAGGTATTGTGATTAGCGCTTATTCCAAGATAGGTAAGAATTTCAAGATCTGGCAGGGCTGTACTATCGGTATAAAAGGCGGTGACGGAGAAAAGTTTATATTCATAGGGGATAACGTCAGCCTCTGCGTAAATTCTTGTATTATCGGTGACGCTATCTCCATCGCAGATAATGTCGTAATCGGAGCGATGACCTTGGTGAACAAGGATATTTCGAGCGCTGGGATCTATGTCAATAAACGGGTGCTGGACGGGTTCGGCTGCGGCAGTGAAGCTCAATCATCCAGTTAA
- a CDS encoding polymerase, which yields MTLHRSLPVSLRVMLSIGLYLQLAGICFIPDGSRYATITNLTLFAPALVALVFFRQSWPSLNKTAFSVLIALCVWVAFVAVFNEGSAGAPWKWLRLVLYVGLYALAIGLVMQSKALWRVLLLVVVCTAALFAWLSLFQALLVDDRGFAFRAFRLDSWAGHKLADFANPIVSALYFGVVAIMALCLSLREKGGLRLLSLTAFLGASAYCYFTYSRGVWVGLLAAIVAYLAVSLTARQFRMLLWGFTPLCIAGFLFLASVGGIDASYRDEIFLQWSSKIGTFWLWGAGAGADPNICIEGIRRCFNQAHSLYLQFFFEYGLPGLLLLLLLIAALLLGGWRYRSEQSYAPLGLALMVFVVVVSIANYYVIFLRPSVFWIVFWLPVSILLYEGAGGGKPEVR from the coding sequence ATGACTCTGCACCGGTCGCTTCCTGTCTCTCTGCGGGTGATGCTCTCGATTGGACTGTATCTGCAACTTGCAGGGATTTGCTTTATACCTGACGGTAGTCGTTATGCCACCATTACGAACCTAACGCTGTTTGCGCCCGCATTGGTCGCGCTCGTTTTTTTTAGGCAATCATGGCCGTCCTTGAATAAGACGGCGTTTAGCGTGCTGATAGCGCTATGCGTGTGGGTAGCCTTCGTTGCCGTGTTTAACGAGGGGAGCGCTGGCGCGCCCTGGAAATGGCTGCGGTTGGTCCTTTATGTAGGTCTCTATGCGTTAGCCATTGGCTTGGTCATGCAGAGCAAGGCGCTCTGGCGAGTGCTGCTTTTGGTGGTCGTCTGTACTGCGGCGCTCTTTGCATGGCTCAGCCTGTTTCAAGCCCTCTTGGTCGACGACCGAGGCTTCGCTTTTAGAGCGTTCAGGCTGGATTCATGGGCAGGCCACAAACTAGCAGATTTTGCGAATCCGATCGTATCCGCTTTGTATTTTGGTGTCGTAGCAATAATGGCACTTTGCCTGTCGCTGCGCGAGAAAGGTGGGCTCAGGTTATTGTCCCTGACTGCGTTCCTTGGGGCCTCGGCGTATTGCTATTTCACCTACTCGCGAGGGGTCTGGGTCGGCCTCTTAGCTGCGATAGTGGCTTATCTGGCGGTTTCGCTCACAGCTCGACAGTTCCGCATGTTGCTGTGGGGGTTTACTCCTTTATGTATAGCCGGGTTCCTTTTTCTTGCAAGCGTAGGCGGAATAGACGCAAGTTATCGAGACGAGATCTTCTTGCAATGGTCGTCGAAAATAGGGACGTTCTGGTTATGGGGAGCAGGAGCGGGAGCTGATCCGAATATTTGTATCGAGGGCATTCGGCGCTGTTTCAATCAGGCACACAGCCTTTACTTGCAGTTCTTCTTTGAATATGGGCTTCCCGGCTTGCTGCTCCTGCTCCTATTGATCGCGGCTCTTTTGCTGGGCGGGTGGCGTTATCGCTCGGAACAAAGCTACGCTCCTCTGGGGCTGGCACTTATGGTGTTTGTAGTTGTTGTCTCTATTGCCAATTATTATGTAATTTTCCTGCGGCCAAGTGTGTTTTGGATCGTTTTTTGGCTACCGGTCTCGATACTTTTGTACGAGGGTGCGGGGGGCGGGAAGCCGGAGGTTCGATGA
- a CDS encoding capsular biosynthesis protein, with translation MKVVFLGLAKHQITYFNALLENSELTGTVVTPAALPCPSVTGLRQVLRRVEWKRLVREKCTERATKGRYHGVLYRLLLRAELLVVALRFGRLMRRERPDAVAMWNGGHRYCALLASMCEERVLRLYFENGLLPGTTTLDSQGVNYRNSVPRDLEFYRSYAERYPERLNCVRSVALVPRDAKRQSKSVELPSSYIFIPFQDDWDTQIRLFSPWIRNMRELFAFAELVAQRSGTVVVLKEHPSSRVKYPDLVKRASSKVIFANGNSTQELIENADCVVTVNSTVGLESILLAKPVLVLGEAFYAVEGVAARAQSAEEALALLEKLPAWGLSEELRQAFISYLRDEYCLPGRWQDADAEHYLTVARRIEALAA, from the coding sequence ATGAAAGTAGTGTTTCTCGGCTTGGCTAAGCACCAAATAACGTATTTCAACGCTCTTCTTGAAAACTCCGAGTTAACCGGCACCGTTGTCACGCCGGCTGCTTTGCCATGTCCGTCTGTCACCGGGCTGCGACAAGTACTACGTCGGGTGGAGTGGAAACGTTTAGTAAGAGAGAAGTGCACCGAGCGGGCGACGAAAGGGCGATATCACGGTGTTTTATACCGACTCTTGCTTAGAGCGGAGCTACTGGTAGTGGCGCTCCGTTTCGGTCGGTTGATGCGTAGGGAGCGGCCCGACGCGGTTGCCATGTGGAACGGCGGTCATCGCTATTGCGCGCTCCTCGCAAGCATGTGCGAGGAGCGCGTGCTGAGGTTGTATTTCGAGAATGGTCTGCTTCCCGGCACTACCACCCTGGACTCCCAAGGAGTGAATTATCGTAACTCCGTTCCCAGGGATCTTGAGTTCTATCGAAGCTATGCAGAGCGATATCCTGAGCGACTCAACTGTGTTCGATCGGTGGCGCTAGTTCCTAGAGACGCAAAGCGCCAAAGTAAGTCCGTTGAGCTACCTAGCAGCTATATCTTCATCCCGTTTCAGGATGATTGGGACACGCAGATTCGGTTGTTCTCGCCGTGGATCCGTAACATGCGCGAGCTTTTCGCCTTTGCCGAACTGGTTGCACAGCGCAGCGGGACGGTCGTGGTTTTGAAGGAGCATCCATCAAGCCGGGTGAAATATCCGGATCTAGTTAAACGTGCCTCAAGCAAAGTCATTTTCGCCAACGGCAACTCGACGCAGGAATTAATTGAAAACGCTGATTGCGTCGTTACGGTCAATTCCACAGTTGGCTTAGAGAGCATTCTGTTGGCGAAACCCGTGCTGGTTTTGGGTGAGGCTTTCTATGCGGTCGAAGGCGTGGCGGCACGTGCGCAAAGTGCAGAGGAGGCGCTTGCTTTGCTGGAAAAGCTGCCAGCCTGGGGCCTAAGCGAGGAGTTGCGACAGGCATTCATTAGTTATCTTCGAGATGAATACTGCTTGCCGGGCCGTTGGCAAGACGCCGATGCGGAACACTATTTGACGGTAGCTAGGAGAATCGAGGCGTTGGCAGCATGA